Sequence from the Bacillus rossius redtenbacheri isolate Brsri chromosome 9 unlocalized genomic scaffold, Brsri_v3 Brsri_v3_scf9_1, whole genome shotgun sequence genome:
taaaattagttataggtatctaatttcttaatttatttacttgaatgaaaataaatttgccattagaatcatcatttgttgataaccgccgttctaacaaaatgtaaaactcagattaacgtatatttccgtatacatagcctactttagcaaaatatctccagagtgacgtcacaaattgctagccagtgaaagagaaaggtgcgcaaaaggatacatatataacttcacgatgattcacccgttatgttcacagttgacagaacagaagaacgaatgaatatcaagcaatgatttgtgtaacattttcttaagtgttatgagtacgtaataaatattctcgcagaaactgtatggtgttatgtaggctgaagtatctatttattcgattttttatttattagaaaacaatttgatccgatttccgcataggtagttgagaagtgtaattaggataagaaattttaagctcaatattgtgctaaaacagattaagataaattgtaattggaaccgaattaggggttcatatgtaaaaatacaaatgtttgttaagtgacacaatatttctgtaaacctttgtgttctgtaccattacaagaaggaacaaccatatttctatacatttgagaataataacagtagtattacagaattatttttatttggttttatatagaacttctataagcactcgaactatggtcaatggactgggaatgttgcgtttaatgccgattataatttgttgtgtttgttgccagccaaacttgtttaactatatgatagaaccttacacttagtacgtgtggtttccaagtgatgttatgttttctggattatgtaattacagtttcccttatacgaatgtaccgaacaaatataaagtgttgtggtgtataccaccattgaaatataagaaacctcttagttaacactaggaaaataacaaatgcaagtgacaagtagctcatttgacattgaacaagaggatcgttccaaagagaggttgcaccctccttcctgagcgagccttttgtgacgttgcaagttgtttcttgtttcattacaaagaaaaattgaaaaagtaagccataaattgcaccattttaaaacatatttgcaacattgcaaataattgcttgaatatctttcacacttggggttggctaatgactaaatttcgaataaaattttctatttactcattgatataacgttacgttaaccatgcaagcacatttgttgaaatgcagcatgtactttgtatggtgtattgtatggtgtacaattaacagcatctttcatgtactttattttaataattcttgggaattttttttccagaactaattgatatgttctcgccccttaaatacaggtaacgagatgctggcccgttaccatcacatgcaaggtctcaatagtatataaacaacattattctaatgtattgttattgtggtgactagcgaatgaatgcagcagattccaactcttcagaattgtttccagtagacgcagcgtcgcactgcgtggctgcgactggttgataatcgctggctcctctgtgacattgtgggcattggtgaatcaagcttgtcgtgaatgtcagtgcgcttgcaaactgactcccctgctgcagctcatacaccggtcgtcactggattctgatgtactttgtaataattaagatagtttctgaaccagaacagttgataagctatggtcctgaatcaaaaaaggtaaatttaaaatgtgtcgtaactttatctttgagcctcatttagaaaatgttaacatactcacctttcattgttaggtacatatttttttacacaatcccgcataaccctgcaagttataaaaattcttccaatgtatgaatttcccaattacatacatattgataatgccgaatgtggactttatatatatacacacatgcatacttacacatatatgtataataattgaaagaaaatgtttgcttcaatgtctcccctataaataataaatgaattacctatatgattaaatatccgtgttcttagtggatataactaggaaaatctgcataatttgtatgtattttggtagttattaaaaaagtacaattaaacttacaatattatgaattgtcatacctctaatgttaaattttactcttgtaccgatagcacactgtatctaagtaacataattaagatgtcacagatataatatttaatacttactaattttattcgacaatgtgtttccgattcatttgacttcttgcaaatgggttataaattaagtataactccagagacgtaccaaattaggttaccttgagaaactcatgacgtcagcgtgtatggtttatgtgttagggaaaatttattcaaatactgtgtattaaaaaagtgcatgacatggtatattattgttttattttgaaacaattaaccCCAATTATTGCGAACGCCATGGTAATAtgcttaaaaaatgtgtgaactcTGGAGTGTATGAGAAGTTATTTCCAGGCCGGCCGTCGAATCGTCCGGTTTTAGGATCGAGTATAAATGACAGAACTTCGACTATCATCCCTTTTCTACGTGTGTCTAAAGCCAGTCAGGAGCGTGGAAAACCCCCCCTGAAaagcctgactcgaatgacaattgaaatgttttcctaacttaaattaaactaagCTAAAGTGTGTGGGAAAGGGGCCAATTTAAGGTAGGACCTAGGCGTGTCTCAGGGCAAACCCTATACACTAgaataaataccaattatttaagttaaatacaaagcgccatatattgcgtttaggaccttgtagttggatttttatatttcagttttaaacggagaaataaaatggttttttcagggcctgtaatgggcgagtgaagctattgcctgcaaggaaaacagggcacgcgatcttgttgctgtccgtcggcattaaaagtgtcggcccagacaaaaattctgaaaagtatattttgttaagaaacgttacagctttcacttggtacatggctgatattcggccaatacttggtatgagtcctggagtcgtttttataaaatgcaagtttttgaaatatgtaccttctttgaccttatatattttaaagaatactattaataaatactatttttttttagttaaatacaaagcgtcatatcttgcgtttaggaccttgtagttggatttttatatttcagttttaaacggagaaataaaatggttttttcaggtcctgtaatgggcgggtgaagctattgcctgcaaggaaaacagggcacgcgatcttgttgctgtccgtcggcattaaaagtgtcggcccagacaaaaattctgaaaagtatattttgttaagaaacgttacagctttcacttggtacatggctgatattcggccaatacttggtatgagtcctggagtcgttttaatataaagtaagtttttgaaatatgtacctttttcgaccttaaataattttaataatactattaacaaatactaagtttttaaattaaatacaaagcgccatatctttcgtttagtatcttgtaggtggatttttaaatttcagttttaaacagataaataaaatggttttttcaggtcctgtaatgggcgggtgaagttattgcctgcaagtaaaactgggcgcgcgatcttgttgctgtccgtcggcattaaaagtgtcggcccagacaaaaattctgaacagtatattttgttaagtaaggtgacagctttcatttggtacatggctgatgttcggccaatacttggtatgagtcctggagtcgtttttataaaatgcaggtttttgaaatatgtaccatctttgaccttatataatttaaagaatactattaataaatactattttttttagttaaatacaaagcatcttatcttgcgtttaggaccttgtaggtcgaattttatatttcagttttaaacagagaaataaaatgtttttttcaggtcctgtaatgggcgggtgaagctattgcctgcaagtaaatctaagcgcgcgaacttgttgctgtccgtctgcattaaaactgtcagcccagacaaaaattctgaacagtatattttgttaagaaatgttacagctttcatttggtatatggctgatattcggccaatacttggtatgagtcctggagtcgtttttataaaatgcaaatttttgaaatatgtaccttctttgaccttatataaattaaagaatactattgataaatactattttttttagttaaatacaaagcatattatctttcgtttaggaccttgtagttgtatttatatatttcagttttaaacggagaaataaaatggtttttttaggtcctgtaatgggcgggtgaagctattgcctgtaagtaaaactgggcgcgcgaacttgttgctgtccgtcggcattaaaagtgtcggcccagacaaaaattctgaacagtatattttgttaagtaaggtgacagcttttatttggtacatggctgatgttcggccaatacttggtatgagtcctggagtcgtttttataaaatgcaggtttttgaaatatgtaccttctttgaccttatataatttaaagaatactattaataaatactattttttttagttaaatacaaagcatcttatcttgcgttttggaccttgtaggtcgaattttatatttcagttttaaacagagaaataaaatggttttttcaggtcctgtaatgggcgggtgaagctattgcctgcaagtaaatctaagcgcgcgaacttgttgctgtccgtcggtattaaaactgtcggcccagacaaaaattctgaacagtatattttgttaagaaatgttacagctttcatttggtatatggctgatattcggccaatacttggtatgagtcctggagtcgtttttataaaatgcaaatttttgaaatatgtaccttctttgaccttatataaattaaagaatactattgataaatactattttttttagttaaatacaaagcatattatctttcgtttaggaccttgtagttgtatttatatatttcagttttaaacggagaaataaaatggttttttttaggtcctgtaatgggcgggtgaagctattgcctgtaagtaaaactgggcgcgcgaacttgttgctgtccgtcggcattaaaagtgtcggcccagacaaaaattctgaacagtatattttgttaagtaaggtgacagcttttatttggtacatggctgatgttcggccaatacttggtatgagtcctggagtcgtttttataaaatgcaggtttttgaaatatgtaccttctttgatcttatataaattaaagaatactattgataaatactatttttttagttaaatacaaagcatattatctttcgtttaggaccttgtagttgtatttatatatttcagttttaaacggagaaataaaatggttttttttaggtcctgtaatgggcgggtgaagctattgcctgtaagtaaaactgggcgcgcgaacttgttgctgtccgtcggcattaaaagtgttggcccagaaaaaaattctgaacagtatattttgttaagtaaggtgacagctttcatttggtacatggctgatgttcggccaatacttggtatgagtcctggagtcgttttaatataaagtaagtttttgaaatatgtacctttttcgaccttaaataattttaataatactattaacaaatactaagtttttaaattaaatacaaagcgccatatctttcgtttagtatattgtaggtggatttttaaatttcagttttaaacagataaataaaatggttttttcaggtcctgtaatgggcgggtgaagttattgcctgcaagtaaaactgggcgcgcgatcttgttgctgtccgtcggcattaaaagtgtcggcccagacaaaaattctgaacagtatattttgttaagtaaggtgacagctttcatttggtatatggctgatgttcggccaatacttggtatgagttctggagtcattttaatataatgcaagtttttgaaatatgtaacttatttgaccttaaataattttaataatattattaacaaatactaagtttttaaattaaatacaaagcgccatatcttgcgttttggaccttgtaggtcgaattttatatttcagttttaaacagagaaataaaatggttttttcaggtcctgtaatgggcgggtgaagctattgcctgcaagtaaaactaagcgcgcgaacttgttgctgtccgtcggcattaaaagtgtcggcccagacaaaaattctgaacagtatattttgttaagtaaggtgacagctttcatttggtacatggctgatgttcggccaatacttggtatgagtcctggagtcgtttttataaaatgcaggtttttgaaatatgtaccttctttgatcttatataatttaaagaatactattaataaatactattttttttagttaaatacacagcatcttatcttgcgtttaggaccttgtagttggatttatatatttcagttttaaacggagaaataaaattgtttttttcaggtcctgtaatgggcgggtgaagttattgcctgcaaggaaaacagggcgcgcgatcttgttgctgtccgtcggcattaaaagtgtcggcccagacaaaaattctgaacagtatattttgttaagaaatgttacagctttcatttggtacatggctgatgttcggccaatacttggtattggtcctggagttgttataatataatgccagtttttgaaatatatatcatgtttgacttttaaataattttaacattacgtttaaaaatgcatttttttaaaatattattaactagccttacgttttgcctttatgacttcgtagttgtattttggcttacattttgtctattttatttttgggtaaatgtttttgaaacgtGAAAACTGTCATGGCcacaatgtatgtgtgtgtatgttgctgttgctgtccaaatgcataattttgactccggtggcggcgtggactgaacctacgctttggaaacggcggtaaaaggcattgaagtgtgtttggtgctataagatgatggttctatttgcgaataaataaacacattattatgtaaacagtaattcagaatggccggaaatatttgtgcggtgtttggctgcaaaaattacaacgttaCTAACAGCTGAAAGTCTTTTTTCAGATTTCCAGCGGACCCAACGCAGTAAGTGTTTCGCGTTTCGCGCATTCACAATTTTAAcccctttgttttatatttttgtctcttattataaagtaattatttattataattccttaccattcttgtaacatgatttgtttgcagcagtttctcccggtttaattaaggatttttatttaaaatgcagtcacattttcaggtgagaaactaattttatacatacaatttacttccgttactaaaactagttcttgtttccttaaaaataaaacagctggaaaaccaattagatactacataggcctactacttgttcagttattttgatagattatattttgcacataattacatatctatctttgacacatacctttaaataaagcctgagaacagttctgtatgaataatagcattaaatgtgtttgaatttctagttttggtaaaaaacagcacttaattgtgtaaacatgttgcctttaatatgcacgtaaaattgaattacgcggggctttcttcagtccacgccgctagaatgcgctgcagtctggtgtctcgcgcttcgccaatgctaattggccggagtttcccatattatcctattacaatatttgggtTATGTCAAAGGACGATATAAGGTTATGTCCAAAAAGAACAAGCATTGTCAGCAGCACTGCGGTCATGTATGggagtaattatttaaatagatcAGAATTCGATACACTTGGAGATAAAGAATGGTCTGATGCAGCTATTGATGCATGCTTGGCTTTAGTTTTGAGTGATGCGAAATCAGATGTGGTTTATTTTCCAAGTAACTTATTTAAGCAGCTATCAGACTACCCGGAATCACGCCAAGACCAAAGTAATTTCTTAAACACAGTACAGCTTTGTGGTAAACAGTTAGTGTTCATACCTGTCCATGTTTCTGGAAACCACTGGACTCTGATTGTAGCAAATTTTGTGCAAAAAGGTTTCCTATATCTTAATTATTTcggctacaaaaaaaatttaggacAACTACTTTTCATGGAATTTATAAACATCATGTGTGAACATCAGATTCACACAGATGACTTCATTGATTTGGATGGGTGGAAATTCCTTAACCCTCCAGACCATCCTATAGAAAATGATTATAACTGTGGGatattcatcatttttttcatgaaAAGGTTGGCGGAAAATATGTGTTTGACTGTTAAATTTGAtgtaaatgcttttcgcaaaacTTTAAAGGAAAAGATTAGTGAATTGTCAAAGACAACAGGCAAAATTGAAGAATGGAATGAGATTAGCAATTGTGGTTACCTTCATGAAAAGGCTATGAGTAATGGCTTATTTCTAAATTCATGTTATTTTAGCGTAGAGGAAGAAATCGTCCTTAGTTGCTTTGAGATTGGCAGTTTTATAACTAAACTTAGATGCAATCACTACTCCACATACATGGCTGACAGCTTATTGTCTCAAAATGCAGTAGATGCTGGAATTGCAGTGTTCTTGAGGTTATTGCGACAACTAAATGGGGTAATTTATGAGAGGATTTGTTTCATGCCAATATATGTGGGCTACCTTTGTTTGGAAAGACCAAATAATTGGAACCGGGAGTGGTATGAAGATGTTTTTGGAAATCTGCATACCAAGGAATGGCCAATAATGCCTTACATAAAGCATAATAATCATTGGAGCTTACTAATTGCCAATATTCAAAAGAAAGTAGTACACCATCTGGATTCGCTGGGTGAGTTAACAAACAAATTgtgcacaaataaatttttaaaatttctgaaggtaagaaataaaatgacaaaaaatgaaATTGAAGTGAGCCACTGGAAAGATGAAAACATGCGCACTCAAATACCACTGCAAAGTGATGGAGTAAGCTGTGGTTTGTTTGTAGTTTTCTATGTAGCATGTTTCTCAGAAACATTTGCACCCAAGGTTGAAAGAGCGTGGCTGCAACAGTCAGTTCTAAAACATTCTGACAGTATGGTGAATATATGTTTGCAATGTGGAAACAAGGAGAATAGAAAGAGCGATATGGAAAAGTGGGTAATGTGTCATAATATGTGTGGCAGATGGGCTCATTTCAGACCATGTTTAAGACATATAAATGAGAGATGGGAGGTCATCAACTCTAATGACTATTCATTTATTTGTGCACTTTGTCAGTTAAACTCCCCAGTCACACACCAGAGGCAATTAACTTTTGAAACATACTAAGCATTCAGCATACATACtcttagttaaaaaataataaactaagagTTTTTGAAAACGTTCATAATGTCATTAACGGTTGTCGCAAAAGTTTCAAGTAACACTATCTTAAAAAACTAGCCTTAGAAGTAGTTGGAAATGCTACAATGAgccccaattaaaaaaaaaattctaggtaCCAGGATATCTGGTTTCCAATAAGTTTGCTTCAAGTAAAATTGTTGCTTTTACCTATAATAATGCTATAAATGATAACTAAATAAACAATGATTGTAGGCTCTGTGCAGGCTGGTTTGGCCCCACCTGGCAGAGGGTTCTGTCGCCTGCTCAGTTTGTAACGTAAATACAAATGACAACGGCCAAGAAGGCTGGCCAGGAGACAAAGAGGTTCATTTTCGCTCATGACCTCTGCTTTGAAATAATTAGATTTAAGTTCTGTACTGAGAACAAAATTTATATTGAATAATATAAACCCTAGGCAGgatgaaaaaacctttttttgGAAGGATGAAAAACCCTGGGTTGGAAGAAAACCCCTTAGAAAATGACAACCACCTGATGTGATGTTAAAACACCTAATGTGACAAGAAACACCTGATGTGACGACAAAATTCCTTTCATtgcataattaattattagtctaAACAACCAGAATTTTAACTTTCAATGTGCAAACAATAAAGAAACTATGCATGGAAATGTAAATAGTGAACATTAGCACATAGTGTACTAACattgtgaatattttattttgtatatagtaTAGCCCatgaagtttatttatttatgtatttatttatttttattgtgtcattgttatttaaattaaactgtgcatatgtaataatatattatgtaaatcGCCTCATGCAACCAgattatatatttacttaatcGAGGGTATTTGTAAATAGGGCAAGTTGGGGCAAGAATGGAAGGAGGCGGTGGTGGTACCGATATACAAGAAGGGGGGTAGCAAAGAGGACCCAGCCAGCTATAGACCTGTTAGTATCACGTCGGCGGTGGGCAAGGTGATGGAGAGGCTAGTGCACAGGCATGTGGTAGGGGTGCTGGATGGTAGAAAGTGGATTGACAGGAGACAGCATGGATTTCGAAGGGGATATTCATGTGAAACTCAGCTGGCTGGCCTGTTGGAGGAGCTGGTGGAGGGGGTAGATAAAGGTCTGCAGATTGATGCCTGCTTCATCGATTTTGAAAAAGCATTCGATAAAGTTCCTCATGAGAAAATGATGAAGAAAGTGGAGGGAGCTATAAGTGACAGGAGGGTGGTGGGTTGGAAGCAACCGGACACAGAGGGTACGTGTGGAGGAGGAGATGTCGGAGGAAGGAAGGGTGACGTCAGGGGTGCCGCAGGGCAGTGTGCTCGGCCCACTTCTCTTCACCATAATGATGAATGATATAGGAGAGAAGATACAAGGGCATATTCGGCTTTTTGCAGACGACTGCGTGGTTTACATGGATGCGGAGAGGAATGGGCCACAGGATGATCTATAAAGGCTGGAAGAGTGGGTGGAAAATAATGGCATGAGAATAAATGTGGCTAAGACGAAAGTGGTCAGGTTTACCAGGAAGAGGAAGATTGTCAGGAGGgaatatcgctggaggggagacgtgataagtgaggcagacagctataaatatctaggggtggtgctgcagggtaacctggggtggggggagcatgtagacaaggtagtgaagaagagcagacaggcactgggcatgctgggacgagtgctcagggggggaagcagcagcatacgtgacaaggcctataaaactatggtccgccccatgccggagtatgccgcagcagtgtgggacccatacacggcagtacttgagagggagctggagggggtgcagaggagagcagctagatgggtgaagggcaagtggaggagaacggacagagaagggaagggggagtgcagtaccacagagatgatgataggattgagatgggagagcttaaaggacagaagacagaaggagagactggtcaagatgtaccaggtgctgagtggagtgggaggatggggagagctggggagACAAGCCTAGAAGTAGGatggaaaatactaggaaggtcttcaaagagaggaggagaacagaaaggggaaagaatgcgatggtcgtgaggacggtaggggaatgtaaaaggctggaggaggagtgtgtgtcggctgggagtgtggatcagttcagaaggagagtgcggggaaagtagggagaatgctggccaccgggcacttctgtacccaTTTGCagctatatatataataataataaatagaaccACACAGATTATTTATATACATTGTGGcattattctttaatttaaattttacgtacataatattatattatattataaatgccCTCGTCCAAACATATCATTTATTTACTAAATTGAGGGTATTTGTAACAAGAACCACACAGGTTATTAATTTACATTGTGGCATTGTTACtctgtacatacataatattagaTTATTATATAAATGTCTTCGTCCAACcagattatttatttatgttgtgGAATTGTTACACTGTACATATGTGCTATTATATTATCAAATGCCTCGTCCGACcagattatttatttactaaattgaggatttttgtaaatagaacacaGATTATTTGTTTTCATTGTGGCATTGTTGTTTAATGTGCACTGTACATAGGtctactttattttatattgtatacatgcagggtgtctactgaccctggaaaacctggaaaaatcagggaataatcagggaaaaatcagggaattttttgaaaaatcagggaatttttgtttggtaggttgtagttggcaatacttttttgtttattgatctgcttgcattgacgtagcatcaagtctatCGCGTGCcatttttgaatggaaaataacgaacagtacccacgtccattttcttttatttaccatcggattcaaaagtggcgttaaatcatgtgatacaaactggttcaatctggtctgttatcctgctaaCATACatactgcagcatgtgcttcccacattcggattataccgacaggtgcatttaattttaagtatctatggatgccctcaacacaaactgggcatttttgttagctttgaaaatacatatcacagacacttttggtgaagattcgccatcattgctagaaattggtaactgtgggcttcatacggtccatggtgctttcaaaactggaatttatgctatacaattggacgttgttagtttttttaggcacagttactatttgtttatgcatgtacctgcattagaataactggatcagagctttttcccaagaaattttgtgc
This genomic interval carries:
- the LOC134542690 gene encoding uncharacterized protein LOC134542690 — translated: MSKDDIRLCPKRTSIVSSTAVMYGSNYLNRSEFDTLGDKEWSDAAIDACLALVLSDAKSDVVYFPSNLFKQLSDYPESRQDQSNFLNTVQLCGKQLVFIPVHVSGNHWTLIVANFVQKGFLYLNYFGYKKNLGQLLFMEFINIMCEHQIHTDDFIDLDGWKFLNPPDHPIENDYNCGIFIIFFMKRLAENMCLTVKFDVNAFRKTLKEKISELSKTTGKIEEWNEISNCGYLHEKAMSNGLFLNSCYFSVEEEIVLSCFEIGSFITKLRCNHYSTYMADSLLSQNAVDAGIAVFLRLLRQLNGVIYERICFMPIYVGYLCLERPNNWNREWYEDVFGNLHTKEWPIMPYIKHNNHWSLLIANIQKKVVHHLDSLGELTNKLCTNKFLKFLKVRNKMTKNEIEVSHWKDENMRTQIPLQSDGVSCGLFVVFYVACFSETFAPKVERAWLQQSVLKHSDSMVNICLQCGNKENRKSDMEKWVMCHNMCGRWAHFRPCLRHINERWEVINSNDYSFICALCQLNSPVTHQRQLTFETY